Proteins encoded within one genomic window of Cryptococcus neoformans var. grubii H99 chromosome 4, complete sequence:
- a CDS encoding deoxyhypusine hydroxylase, giving the protein MSVQVSSEQMATLKATLLNTPGNVPLHERFRALFMLKAVGGDEVVDIVSEGLKDPSPLLKHELAYVLGQLLNTRALPTLSRVLENPTGEHCSMVRHEAAEALGAIGAEESLPILRKYMQDENREVRETCEVAVGKIEFDLSDEGKKTNANPDFPTIDPAPSAAPSDIPSLRADLLNTSLPLFQRYRAMFALRDFGAGSKEAVEALADGFRDGSALFRHEIAYIFGQISSPYSIPSLLSRLRDAKEDDMVRHEAAEALGGIASDGVESENPEVVLPEDECLPEGGVLAVLREWAVKADAPTVVRESCQVAIDMWEYENSADQFNPLDSLSAKQEEREKTEKANTTGMERSAHAAVAAMGIAA; this is encoded by the exons ATGTCTGTCCAGGTATCTTCAGAGCAAATGGCCACATTGAAGGCTACTCTACTCAACACTCCGGGAAATGTCCCCTTGCATGAGCGATTCAGAGCCTTGTTTATGCTCAAGGCTGTGGGCGGTGATGAGGTTGTCGACATCGTTTCCGAAG GTCTTAAGGACCCTTCACCTCTTTTAAAGCACGAGCTTGCCTACGTCCTGGGTCAGCTTCTCAACACCCGTGCTCTTCCCACCTTGTCCCGAGTCCTTGAAAACCCCACCGGCGAGCATTGCTCTATGGTTCGTCATGAGGCCGCCGAGGCTCTTGGCGCTATTGGTGCTGAAGAGTCTCTTCCAATTTTAAGAAAGTACATGCAGGACGAGAATAGGGAAGTCCGAGAGACCTGCGAGGTTGCGGTCGGCAAGATTGAATTTGATTTGAGCGacgaagggaagaagaccaATGCCAA CCCCGACTTCCCCACTATTGACCCCGCCCCTTCCGCCGCCCCTTCCGACATTCCTTCCCTCCGCGCCGACCTTCTTAATACTtccctccccctcttccagcGGTACCGCGCCATGTTTGCGCTCCGTGACTTTGGTGCCGGCTCCAAAGAGGCTGTTGAAGCCCTTGCCGATGGTTTCCGAGACGGCAGTGCCCTTTTCCGTCATGAGATTGCCTACATCTTTGGCCAGATTTCCAGCCCATACTCCATCCCTTCGCTTCTATCCAGGTTGAGGGACGCCAAGGAAGACGACATGGTCAGGCACGAGGCTGCCGAGGCTCTTGGGGGTATTGCGTCTGACGGTGTGGAATCTGAAAACCCCGAGGTTGTGCTTCCTGAAGACGAATGCCTTCCCGAAGGTGGTGTTCTTGCCGTTCTCCGTGAATGGGCCGTCAAGGCCGATGCCCCTACTGTTGTTCGTGAGTCTTGTCAGGTCGCCATTGACATGTGGGAATATGAGAACTCTGCCGATCAATTCAACCCGCTTGACTCTCTCTCGGCCaagcaagaggagagagagaagactGAGAAAGCTAACACCACGGGTATGGAGCGGTCTGCGCAcgctgctgttgctgccATGGGTATTGCTGCCTAG
- a CDS encoding phospholipase A-2-activating protein, whose amino-acid sequence MPKQYKLAFSLHGHAADVRNVTAPSQQVPLLLSASRDGSAIVWGPSNASREWDVKLRVEGPEKRYVSCVGMTRWGGQAFLLVGSSSGILASYVLPAMDSPAPTDDSSLPEPTHTLIEHSQNLCCMDVSQEGLIASGSWDKTVIVWKDFKKVIQIKAHEQAVWSVKFVGENRLLTASADKKIILHSVDPASGRATSLQTYTGHTEPVRGLALRSDRQGFWSCANDGNINIYSFDNPSPIRTLSGHTSFVYSIATFPDGSGAVTTGEDGTMRVWSETELVQTIPHTSNSLWSCAVVPSLVASSPYIVSSSSDSTIRFFTSEGALVAGPEELAAWDDEVKGRQLDKSQVGDVKHSDLPGIEALGREGKKEGQVLMIKNNGVVEAYQWSAPSSTWQQVGQVVDAIGQGRKQLYEGKEYDYVFDVDVSEGVPPLKLPYNVAENPWIAAQRFLERNELPTSYVEQVVEFIQKNTGGVQLGTGGDTASYTDPFTGGSRYTGGGVPITGAGGSSGSFGDPFTGNSRYTGGGISTTGNTTSSGDPFTGGSRYTGAATASFAPIQQSGAKGILPVKTYLPFKQINVSAAKNKIQQFNDELKTSKPELALTLEEEKTLTEVYAFLSLPAVALPDPNSQDGKEKFDTGAILALVQKWPEDKRFPLIDLARVLAATSPAFALSPPHAFFIAASLSLPFPDPPSKSRETNTLLALRAIANLFVTAKGRMTLSTQDVAKDILANVGGVEWGKVGKNVRIAGATVVLHLSILAVEGNLPAALGPPLLDLINQILDSEKEDTEVIYRSAIALGNLVSSPKAAGDLAVGKVAKGKESVKRWAGKESRLGSLATEIEALRL is encoded by the exons ATGCCCAAGCAGTACAAGCTAGCGTTCTCCCTGCACGGACACGCAGCGGACGTCCGTAACGTCACAGCGCCGTCTCAACAggttcctctcctcctttcgGCTTCCAGAGACGGCTCGGCAATCGTATGGGGTCCCTCGAACGCTTCCAGAGAATGGGACGTCAAGCTCAGGGTCGAAGGGCCAGAAAAACGATATGTTAGCTGCGTGGGAATGACTAGATGGGGCGGGCAAG CCTTCTTGCTCGTTGGATCATCTTCTGGCATCCTTGCCAGCTATGTCTTGCCTGCAATGGATTCTCCCGCACCCACAGATGATTCCTCTTTGCCAGAACCTACACACACCCTGATTGAGCATTCCCAAAACTTGTGCTGTATGGACGTGAGCCAAGAAGGACTTATCGCTTCCGGCAGTTGGGACAA AACAGTAATCGTGTGGAAGGATTTCAAAAAAGTGATCCAGATCAAGGCACATGAGCAAGCTGTATGGTCCGTCAAGTTTGTGGGCGAAAACCGCCTCCTCACTG CATCTGCGGACAAGAAGATCATACTTCACTCTGTGGACCCTGCTTCAGGCCGGGCAACTTCCCTTCAGACATACACTGGTCATACTGAACCGGTAAGAGGCCTGGCGTTGAGATCAGACAGACAAGGGTTTTGGAGTTGTGCAAACGACGG CAACATCAACATCTACTCCTTCGATAACCCGTCTCCCATCCGCACCCTTTCAGGTCACACATCCTTCGTTTACTCCATTGCCACTTTCCCAGATGGTAGCGGCGCAGTTACCACTGGCGAAGATGGGACAATGCGTGTCTGGTCTG AGACGGAACTTGTTCAAACCATCCCTCACACCTCCAACTCGCTCTGGTCTTGTGCCGTCGTGCCATCTCTTGTAGCCTCTTCACCATACATcgtttcatcttcatccgaCTCTACCATCCGTTTTTTTACCAGCGAAGGAGCTCTCGTTGCTGGACCCGAGGAGCTGGCTGCATGGGATGACGAAGTTAAAGGGAGGCAATTGGATAAAAGTCAAGTGGGGGACGTCAAGCACTCGGATCTTCCCGGAATCGAGGCTCTGGGTAGGGAAG GTAAGAAGGAGGGACAAGTTCTCATGATCAAGAATAATGGCGTTGTTGAAGCTTACCAG TGGTCTGCCCCGTCTTCCACTTGGCAGCAAGTCGGCCAAGTCGTTGATGCCATCGGCCAAGGTCGCAAACAGCTGTATGAAGGCAAAGAATATGACTACGTGTTTGACGTAGATGTTTCTGAAGGGGTGCCGCCACTCAAGTTGCCTTATAACGTCGCTG AAAACCCATGGATAGCAGCTCAACGTTTCCTTGAGCGCAATGAACTCCCAACCAGCTACGTTGAACAGGTTGTAGAGTTTATCCAGAAAAACACTGGCGGAGTGCAGCTGGGTACAGGTGGAGACACTGCAAGCTATACTGACCCCTTCACTGGGGGTTCAAGGTACACAGGTGGAGGCGTTCCTATTACCGGAGCTGGTGGAAGTAGTGGCAGTTTTGGGGACCCATTTACTGGAAATTCGAGGTATACCGGTGGTGGCATTTCGACTACTGGTAACACCACCTCAAGTGGAGATCCCTTCACTGGCGGGTCACGATACACCGGTGCTGCTACGGCCTCATTTGCACCGATCCAACAATCGGGCGCCAAAGGTATCTTACCTGTCAAGACGTATCTTCCTTTCAAGCAAATCAACGTAAGCGCCGCAAAGAACAAGATCCAACAATTCAATGACGAATTGAAAACTTCCAAA CCGGAATTGGCGTTGACTttagaagaagaaaagaccCTCACAGAGGTCTAcgctttcctctccttaCCTGCTGTAGCTTTGCCCGACCCCAACTCTCAAGACGGAAAGGAAAAATTTGACACGGGTGCGATTCTGGCTTTAGTGCAAAAGTGGCCTGAAGACAAGAGGTTCCCTT TGATCGATCTTGCTCGAGTCCTTGCAGCCACATCTCCGGCATTCGCTCTTTCACCTCCTCacgccttcttcatcgcggcatccctttccttgcctttcccCGATCCTCCCTCAAAGTCACGAGAGACCAACACTCTCCTCGCTCTTCGTGCCATTGCCAACCTTTTCGTTACTGCAAAGGGACGAATGACGTTGTCCACGCAAGATGTTGCTAAGGATATCTTGGCCAATGTCGGAGGTGTCGAATGGGGTAAAGTAGGCAAGAACGTGAGGATTGCGGGTGCCACTGTTGTGCTTCA TCTCTCGATTTTGGCTGTCGAAGGTAACCTCCCTGCCGCCCTCGGTCCACCGCTCCTTGATCTCATCAACCAAATCCTTGACTCCGAAAAGGAAGATACGGAGGTTATTTATCGCTCTGCGATCGCACTTGGTAATCTCGTCTCGAGCCCCAAAGCCGCTGGAGACTTGGCAGTTGGCAAGGTTGCAAAGGGCAAAGAGAGTGTCAAAAGATGGGCTGGGAAGGAGTCGAGATTAGGCAGTTTGGCTACGGAGATTGAAGCGCTGAGACTTTGA